One Aegilops tauschii subsp. strangulata cultivar AL8/78 chromosome 7, Aet v6.0, whole genome shotgun sequence genomic window carries:
- the LOC109747030 gene encoding cysteine-rich receptor-like protein kinase 43 isoform X2: protein MVTCYVLATANNACVLYFFFQGVLNGCEIAVKKLYLTNRSIDDKSFTNEFRQLMKVQHENIIRLIGYCYEIRHKHTKDNGQLVFSQVIDRALCFEYMPEGSLAKHISDESCKHDWSTTFKIIKGTCEGLHYLHRGTGDGKHIYHLDLKPDNILLDKDMVPKIADFGLSRLFGESKTHITNTRMEGTLGFMAPEYIHECAISPKNDVFSLGVIIFYLLAGQKGYNDYCESRSSPGQQFIDRVQEYWKKRMRASVGYTWDKIDLLAVKICTEIAMSCVEKERRDRPSTNKIIDELHQLDAQMQMSKKDSESVTGLGKSDVRYIALDPSLELRFPFKPNMDMPCCLQLTNMTENSIAFNVKTNKRKYSPQPSKGIIPPCSKSYIIVTLRAQEEAPPNMQCLDTLIVQSTRVSEDFTSQEITQHFLEEAEVDEVILPIAYVAFEKSDLDVSK from the exons ATGGTCACCTGCTACGTACTGGCTACTGCTAACAATGCATGCGTGTTGTATTTTTTTTTTCAGGGTGTGCTTAATGGGTGTGAAATTGCTGTGAAGAAGCTTTATCTCACCAATAGATCAATAGATGATAAGAGTTTTACAAATGAATTTCGCCAACTTATGAAGGTCCAACATGAAAACATTATACGGCTGATTGGCTACTGCTATGAGATAAGACATAAGCATACTAAAGACAACGGGCAACTTGTCTTTTCTCAAGTTATAGATCGAGCTCTCTGTTTCGAATACATGCCGGAAGGAAGTCTTGCCAAGCATATTTCTG ATGAATCTTGCAAACATGACTGGTCCACAACATTCAAAATAATTAAAGGGACCTGCGAGGGCCTACACTACCTTCATAGAGGAACAGGAGACGGCAAACATATTTACCATCTGGACTTAAAACCGGACAACATATTGTTGGATAAAGATATGGTCCCCAAAATCGCAGACTTTGGTTTGTCCAGACTCTTTGGTGAATCAAAGACCCACATAACAAACACccgtatggagggaacatt AGGATTCATGGCACCAGAATATATACATGAGTGTGCGATATCACCAAAGAATGATGTGTTCAGTCTCGGCGTTATAATTTTCTACCTACTGGCCGGACAGAAGGGCTACAACGATTATTGTGAGTCGCGGTCCTCTCCAGGGCAACAATTCATTGACAGA GTACAAGAATACTGGAAAAAAAGGATGCGTGCATCGGTGGGCTACACATGGGACAAAATCGATCTCCTGGCGGTGAAGATATGCACTGAAATTGCAATGAGCTGTGTGGAGAAAGAGCGTAGGGACAGGCCTTCTACAAACAAGATTATTGATGAACTCCACCAACTAGACGCTCAAATGCAGATGTCAAAGAAAGATTCCGAGTCAGTTACAGGCCTG GGAAAATCCGACGTAAGATATATTGCGCTTGATCCATCACTGGAGCTGCGCTTCCCGTTCAAACCAAATATGGACATGCCATGCTGCCTGCAGCTAACCAACATGACAGAAAATTCCATTGCCTTCAATGTGAAGACAAACAAAAGGAAGTATAGCCCACAACCAAGCAAAGGAATCATACCACCATGTTCCAAGTCATACATCATTGTAACGTTGCGAGCACAGGAAGAGGCACCACCGAACATGCAGTGCCTCGACACGTTAATTGTGCAGAGCACAAGGGTGAGCGAGGATTTCACATCCCAAGAGATCACTCAACACTTCCTTGAGGAAGCAGAGGTGGATGAGGTGATATTGCCAATTGCTTATGTTGCATTCGAAAAATCTGACCTCGATGTATCTAAATAG
- the LOC109747030 gene encoding cysteine-rich receptor-like protein kinase 43 isoform X1, translating to MVTCYVLATANNACVLYFFFQGVLNGCEIAVKKLYLTNRSIDDKSFTNEFRQLMKVQHENIIRLIGYCYEIRHKHTKDNGQLVFSQVIDRALCFEYMPEGSLAKHISGIDVGLPLIQLYYLSSEYHNIFLWADESCKHDWSTTFKIIKGTCEGLHYLHRGTGDGKHIYHLDLKPDNILLDKDMVPKIADFGLSRLFGESKTHITNTRMEGTLGFMAPEYIHECAISPKNDVFSLGVIIFYLLAGQKGYNDYCESRSSPGQQFIDRVQEYWKKRMRASVGYTWDKIDLLAVKICTEIAMSCVEKERRDRPSTNKIIDELHQLDAQMQMSKKDSESVTGLGKSDVRYIALDPSLELRFPFKPNMDMPCCLQLTNMTENSIAFNVKTNKRKYSPQPSKGIIPPCSKSYIIVTLRAQEEAPPNMQCLDTLIVQSTRVSEDFTSQEITQHFLEEAEVDEVILPIAYVAFEKSDLDVSK from the exons ATGGTCACCTGCTACGTACTGGCTACTGCTAACAATGCATGCGTGTTGTATTTTTTTTTTCAGGGTGTGCTTAATGGGTGTGAAATTGCTGTGAAGAAGCTTTATCTCACCAATAGATCAATAGATGATAAGAGTTTTACAAATGAATTTCGCCAACTTATGAAGGTCCAACATGAAAACATTATACGGCTGATTGGCTACTGCTATGAGATAAGACATAAGCATACTAAAGACAACGGGCAACTTGTCTTTTCTCAAGTTATAGATCGAGCTCTCTGTTTCGAATACATGCCGGAAGGAAGTCTTGCCAAGCATATTTCTGGTATTGATGTTGGTCTACCCTTAATTCAGCTATACTATTTGTCTAGTGAATACCATAATATTTTCCTTTGGGCAGATGAATCTTGCAAACATGACTGGTCCACAACATTCAAAATAATTAAAGGGACCTGCGAGGGCCTACACTACCTTCATAGAGGAACAGGAGACGGCAAACATATTTACCATCTGGACTTAAAACCGGACAACATATTGTTGGATAAAGATATGGTCCCCAAAATCGCAGACTTTGGTTTGTCCAGACTCTTTGGTGAATCAAAGACCCACATAACAAACACccgtatggagggaacatt AGGATTCATGGCACCAGAATATATACATGAGTGTGCGATATCACCAAAGAATGATGTGTTCAGTCTCGGCGTTATAATTTTCTACCTACTGGCCGGACAGAAGGGCTACAACGATTATTGTGAGTCGCGGTCCTCTCCAGGGCAACAATTCATTGACAGA GTACAAGAATACTGGAAAAAAAGGATGCGTGCATCGGTGGGCTACACATGGGACAAAATCGATCTCCTGGCGGTGAAGATATGCACTGAAATTGCAATGAGCTGTGTGGAGAAAGAGCGTAGGGACAGGCCTTCTACAAACAAGATTATTGATGAACTCCACCAACTAGACGCTCAAATGCAGATGTCAAAGAAAGATTCCGAGTCAGTTACAGGCCTG GGAAAATCCGACGTAAGATATATTGCGCTTGATCCATCACTGGAGCTGCGCTTCCCGTTCAAACCAAATATGGACATGCCATGCTGCCTGCAGCTAACCAACATGACAGAAAATTCCATTGCCTTCAATGTGAAGACAAACAAAAGGAAGTATAGCCCACAACCAAGCAAAGGAATCATACCACCATGTTCCAAGTCATACATCATTGTAACGTTGCGAGCACAGGAAGAGGCACCACCGAACATGCAGTGCCTCGACACGTTAATTGTGCAGAGCACAAGGGTGAGCGAGGATTTCACATCCCAAGAGATCACTCAACACTTCCTTGAGGAAGCAGAGGTGGATGAGGTGATATTGCCAATTGCTTATGTTGCATTCGAAAAATCTGACCTCGATGTATCTAAATAG